The following are encoded in a window of Colletotrichum lupini chromosome 3, complete sequence genomic DNA:
- a CDS encoding glycosyl hydrolase family 7, producing MQTKFAALLALAAAARAQQACTSQAETHPALTWQKCAAGGTCTNVAGSVVLDSNWRWAHTVEGSTNCYTGNTWNDTLCASGQGSACATKCCVDGADYPGTYGITTSGNELNLKFVTTHAYGKNIGSRVYLMESDTKYQSFVLLGNEFTFDVDVSNIDCGLNGALYFVSMDLDGGLSKFTTNKAGAKYGTGYCDSQCPRDVKFINGVANVDGWNPSSNDANGGVGNLGACCAEMDIWEANKISTAYTPHPCQNSAYHSCTGNACGGTYSTDRYAGDCDPDGCDFNSYRQGNKLFYGPGSGFTLDTTKKLSIVTQFIKGSDGVLSEIKRFYVQNGNVVPNSESTIASNPGNSLTTDFCTKQKLAFGDTDVFKAKGGFAKMSEAVAAPMVLVLSLWDDHYANMLWLDSTYPVDGAGKPGAERGSCPTTSGVPADIEANVPNSNVKFSNIKFGPINSTFASGSVVNPPGTGTTTTSARPSTITTSVRTSSTAPATGTVAKYGQCGGQGWTGATACVSGSTCTVVNQWYSQCL from the exons ATGCAGACCAAGTTCGCcgccctcctcgccctcgcgGCCGCCGCCCGCGCCCAGCAGGCTTGTACCTCTCAAGCCGAGACCCACCCCGCCCTCACCTGGCAAAAGTGCGCCGCCGGAGGCACCTGCACCAACGTCGCCGGCTCCGTGGTCCTCGACTCCAACTGGCGATGGGCGCACACCGTCGAGGGCTCGACAAACTGCTACACCGGCAACACGTGGAACGACACTCTCTGCGCGAGCGGACAGGGCTCCGCCTGCGCGACAAAGTGCTGTGTTGACGGCGCGGATTACCCGGGCACCTACGGCATCACGACCAGCGGCAACGAGCTTAACCTCAAGTTCGTGACTACGCACGCCTACGGAAAGAACATTGGTAGCCGTGTCTACCTCATGGAGAGCGACACAAAGTACCAATCGTTCGTGCTCTTAG GCAATGAGTTCACCTTTGACGTCGACGTCTCCAACATTGACTGCGGCTTGAACGGCGCTCTGTACTTCGTCTCCATGGACCTCGACGGTGGTCTTTCCAAGTTCACTACCAACAAGGCCGGCGCCAAGTACGGTACCGGATACTGCGACTCGCAGTGCCCCCGCGATGTCAAGTTCATCAACGGTGTT GCCAACGTCGACGGTTGGAACCCTTCCAGCAACGATGCCAACGGTGGTGTCGGTAACCTTGGTGCTTGCTGCGCTGAGATGGATATCTGGG AGGCAAACAAGATCTCCACGGCCTACACCCCTCACCCCTGCCAAAACAGCGCCTACCACTCCTGCACAGGCAACGCCTGCGGCGGAACCTACTCCACCGACCGCTACGCCGGCGACTGCGACCCGGACGGATGCGACTTCAACTCCTACCGCCAGGGCAACAAGCTCTTCTACGGCCCCGGCTCCGGCTTCACCCTCGACACCACCAAGAAGCTCTCCATCGTCACCCAGTTCATCAAGGGCTCCGACGGCGTCCTCTCCGAGATCAAGCGCTTCTACGTCCAAAACGGCAACGTCGTCCCCAACTCCGAGTCCACCATCGCCTCGAACCCGGGTAACTCCCTCACCACCGACTTCTGCACCAAGCAGAAGCTCGCCTTTGGCGACACCGACGTCTTCAAGGCAAAGGGCGGCTTCGCGAAAATGTCCGAGGCCGTCGCCGCGCCCATGGTCCTCGTCCTGTCCCTCTGGGACGACCACTACGCCAACATGCTCTGGCTGGACTCGACCTACCCCGTCGACGGCGCGGGCAAGCCCGGCGCCGAGCGCGGCTCGTGCCCGACTACCTCGGGCGTCCCCGCCGACATCGAGGCCAACGTCCCCAACTCCAACGTCAAGTTCTCCAACATCAAGTTCGGCCCCATCAACTCCACCTTCGCCTCGGGCTCCGTCGTTAACCCCCCCGGAACCGGCACGACCACCACCTCTGCGCGCCCCAGCACCATCACCACTTCCGTGCGTACGTCGTCTACCGCGCCCGCTACCGGCACCGTCGCCAAGTACGGGCAGTGCGGTGGCCAAGGATGGACTGGTGCCACTGCTTGCGTTTCTGGCAGCACCTGCACCGTCGTCAACCAGTGGTACAGCCAATGTCTCTAG
- a CDS encoding snf5/smarcb1/ini1, producing MDARPKPQAFLSTYAPRIRAYNNSLLTPNVASAPTTTNSRVTKRGTTIINYAEDGYDEIDDDEDSGRRRPTGLRSLRRQDDSAISQDLLDKAGKDTDEPVEVQGIWRDWFGKGRQVRNDQQNSAQADLPLTLIPIRIELDIPSFLPQVAFPSAPHTVDTSLPQYRAQEMTPPYRLRDTFLWNLHETVITTEQFAQTYVQDLDLPNRHNLMLDIARQIRTQLEEYAGVALHPLFHAQSQNSGTNDATKSNSMINQDETPTPAAVISRSDTPMLNGGIGTPSRVKDATSAPDVTAHASPIPVDSDDYDHDDAYRCIVTLNINLQSALYTDKFEWSLLHPPGMPEAFASQTCQDLGLTGEWVPAVTHSIYEAVLRLKKEACEAGGLVMGWNGVREFPNDATAGADAGWRYDPENLADPWEPKVEILSKEEMEKREGDRERQIRRLRRETARFSSTTGLVGGVPFSGFGNVVEAPEEERMGRGERSKKKRRFRSLSPIGRSGTPGGRGTPDVGSGYGAGSGLTDTERLSWRCWHCCLWGSSVWAVRPGPAGPRSLCQNCGLLYERDGKLPRQTKNMHLTVIRTA from the exons ATGGACGCCCGACCGAAGCCCCAGGCGTTTCTCTCTACCTATGCGCCTCGAATCCGGGCCTACAACAACTCTCTCCTGACCCCGAACGTTGCCAGCGCTCCGACCACGACCAACTCCCGGGTGACAAAGCGCGGCACAACCATCATCAACTACGCGGAAGACGGCTACGATGAAAtcgacgatgacgaggacAGCGGCCGCCGTCGTCCTACCGGCCTACGCAGCCTGAGAAGACAGGACGATTCGGCAATCAGCCAGGATCTGCTGGACAAGGCTGGAAAGGACACGGACGAGCCCGTCGAAGTACAGGGCATCTGGAGAGATTGGTTCGGCAAGGGACGCCAGGTGCGAAATGACCAACAGAACTCGGCGCAAGCAGATCTGCCTTTGACCTTGATCCCCATCCGGATCGAGCTCGATATTCCGTCCTTCTTGCCCCAGGTCGCCTTTCCTTCGGCGCCTCACACCGTCGACACATCTCTCCCGCAATACCGAGCGCAAGAAATGACGCCGCCCTACCGGCTCCGCGATACCTTCCTTTGGAACCTGCACGAGACGGTCATCACGACTGAACAATTTGCGCAAACATACGTCCAAGACCTCGACTTGCCGAACCGTCACAACCTTATGCTCGATATTGCCAGGCAGATTCGGACCCAGCTTGAGGAATATGCCGGCGTTGCCCTGCATCCCTTGTTCCACGCGCAGTCACAGAACTCTGGAACCAACGACGCGACCAAGTCGAACTCGATGATCAACCAGGACGAGACACCCACGCCTGCCGCGGTGATCAGCCGCTCCGACACTCCAATGCTAAACGGCGGCATTGGAACGCCATCCCGAGTCAAGGACGCAACATCAGCACCAGACGTGACAGCCCACGCAAGCCCTATTCCGGTTGACTCGGACGATTATGACCACGACGACGCCTACCGATGTATTGTCACTCTCAACATCAACCTCCAGTCAGCATTGTACACGGACAAGTTTGAGTGGTCTCTGCTGCACCCCCCGGGCATGCCGGAGGCCTTTGCCAGTCAAACATGCCAAGACCTTGGATTGACAGGCGAGTGGGTTCCTGCCGTCACACACTCCATTTACGAAGCAGTATTGCGCCTGAAGAAAGAGGCCTGCGAAGCGGGTGGACTGGTAATGGGCTGGAACGGAGTCCGCGAGTTCCCCAACGATGCCACGGCTGGAGCTGACGCCGGATGGCGCTACGATCCGGAGAATCTGGCCGATCCCTGGGAGCCCAAGGTCGAGATCCTCAGCAAGGAAGAGATGGAGAAGCGAGAAGGCGACAGAGAGCGGCAAATTCGCAGACTCCGTCGCGAGACTGCTCGCTTCAGCTCAACTACTGGCTTGGTGGGCGGCGTGCCATTCTCTGGATTTGGCAACGTGGTGGAAGCTCCGGAAGAAGAACGTATGGGCAGAGGCGAGCGGTCCAAGAAGAAGCGTCGCTTCCGCAGTCTGAGCCCGATAGGCCGATCTGGAACCCCTGGTGGACGCGGAACGCCAGACGTGGGATCCGGATATGGTGCAGGCAGCGGCTTGACTGACACGGAGCGCTTATCTTGGAGATGCTGGCACTGCTGTCTCTGGGGTTCAAGTGTGTGGGCGGTGAGACCTGGACCTGCAGGACCACGG TCACTATGCCAAAACTGTGGATTGCTGTACGAGCGGGATGGCAAGCTGCCCCGCCAAACGAAGAATATGCATTTGACGGTCATCCGAACGGCTTGA